Proteins from a genomic interval of Nitrospina gracilis Nb-211:
- a CDS encoding flagellar basal body P-ring protein FlgI, with the protein MFRKLALFKVFAFLLCFFMLTENASAIRIKELANVNGVRANQLIGFGLVIGLANTGDRATNVFFSIQTMVNMLQKLGVTVPEDRVNQLQFKNAATVMVTAELPAFAHQGDRIDVTVSSLGDSSSLQGGTLLMTPLKGPDSVTYAVAQGPVSIGGFAVQGQAQGVQANHLNVGRIAGGGMVEKELPNTFNTKESIILSLKHTDFTTGNRIAKKINSVLKDEFATNLDGRTIHIKVPLFYRNNVAEFVTQIEVLEVQPDSVAKVIIDERTGTVVMGDNVKISRVAVAHGNLFVQVTEEPIASQPGPLSEKGETAILPRTRIAVGEDEDRLIVVPEGIDLGQVVNGLNAIGVTPRDLISILQAIKAAGSLHAELDVI; encoded by the coding sequence ATGTTTCGTAAGCTGGCGCTGTTCAAGGTGTTTGCGTTTCTGTTGTGCTTTTTCATGCTTACGGAAAACGCCAGCGCCATCCGCATCAAGGAACTGGCGAATGTGAATGGCGTGCGCGCCAACCAATTGATCGGGTTCGGATTGGTGATCGGCCTGGCCAACACCGGTGACCGGGCGACCAACGTGTTCTTCTCGATCCAGACGATGGTCAATATGTTGCAGAAACTCGGCGTCACCGTTCCGGAAGACCGGGTCAATCAGTTGCAGTTCAAGAATGCCGCTACCGTTATGGTGACCGCAGAGCTTCCGGCGTTCGCACATCAGGGTGACCGCATCGATGTGACCGTCTCCTCGCTCGGTGACTCGAGCAGTCTCCAGGGCGGCACCTTGCTCATGACGCCGTTGAAAGGTCCGGACTCCGTCACCTATGCCGTGGCGCAGGGCCCGGTATCCATTGGCGGCTTTGCCGTGCAGGGCCAGGCGCAGGGAGTGCAGGCGAATCATTTGAACGTGGGCCGCATAGCCGGCGGCGGCATGGTGGAAAAAGAACTGCCCAACACGTTCAATACCAAGGAAAGCATCATCCTGTCGCTCAAGCACACCGATTTCACTACAGGCAATCGCATTGCCAAAAAAATCAATTCCGTTTTGAAAGACGAGTTCGCGACAAACCTGGATGGCCGGACCATTCATATCAAAGTGCCCCTGTTTTACAGGAACAACGTGGCGGAATTCGTGACGCAGATTGAAGTGCTGGAAGTCCAACCGGATTCCGTGGCGAAGGTGATCATAGACGAAAGAACCGGCACCGTGGTCATGGGGGATAACGTAAAGATATCGAGAGTCGCGGTGGCTCACGGAAACCTGTTTGTCCAGGTCACAGAGGAACCCATTGCTTCCCAGCCGGGGCCCCTGTCTGAAAAAGGGGAAACGGCGATCCTGCCCAGAACGCGGATTGCCGTGGGGGAAGATGAAGACCGTCTGATCGTCGTGCCCGAAGGCATTGATCTCGGACAGGTGGTCAACGGGCTCAACGCCATCGGTGTGACACCGCGCGATCTGATCTCGATACTTCAGGCGATCAAGGCGGCGGGATCCCTGCATGCGGAACTGGATGTCATTTAA
- the shc gene encoding squalene--hopene cyclase: MQNPNLKNLQSDPTNSDRSAPPENDRARLDAAIARSCDHHFATQYPEGYWVEELESNVTITAEYIFLLHFLGLDQPERKERIKNYLLAQQRDHGGWTLYYGGPPDIGTTVEAYVALKMCGLPLDAPEMAKARQCIFSLGGVRKARVFTKIFLAMLGQIDWKWTPATPVEAVLLPTWFYFNIYEMSSWSRGTVVPLSVVCSLKPVWPLPTEQSVPEIFTGADRDMGVKNHNPGLNWSSMFMLADRVLKLLGKSSWKPFRKIAMRRAEKWILKHQEPEGDFSGIQPAMFNSVLALNLMGYPMDHPAIVKGMEGIDRFFIRQGDQEWMQACVSPLWDTAISCNALMDAGVPGDDPRIVKAVEWMMKKQVTRPGDWKIKNPHTPPGGWSFEFYNEAYPDTDDTAEILMSIHRTAFSNTEWKEKEFQRALTWLMSMQSSNGGWGAFDQDNDHELFNEIPFADHGAMLDPPTVDVTGRILWMLGRIGHDPKDPRIEHALTFIRDSQEREGCWFGRWGVNYIYGTWLVLMGLSSIGEDMQSPMVRKAVDWLNSRQNADGGWGETCHSYSDYEYAGKGDSTKSQTAWALMALVEAGEVDSEAVRRGVEYLIATQLGNGSWYEDEFTGTGFPEHFYIRYHMYRQFFPLMALARYRHVLDHGTVPPRTAPDAG; this comes from the coding sequence ATGCAGAATCCAAATCTAAAAAATTTGCAGTCCGACCCCACAAATTCCGACCGCTCCGCACCGCCTGAAAATGACCGCGCCCGGCTGGACGCCGCCATTGCCCGCTCGTGCGATCACCATTTTGCCACGCAGTATCCGGAGGGGTACTGGGTGGAGGAGCTGGAGTCGAACGTCACCATCACCGCCGAATACATTTTTCTTCTGCACTTTCTCGGGCTCGACCAGCCGGAAAGAAAGGAACGCATCAAGAACTACCTGCTGGCGCAACAGCGGGACCATGGCGGCTGGACGCTGTACTACGGCGGTCCGCCGGATATCGGCACCACGGTGGAAGCGTACGTTGCGCTCAAAATGTGCGGGCTTCCTTTGGATGCGCCCGAAATGGCAAAAGCCCGCCAGTGCATCTTCAGCCTGGGCGGGGTGCGCAAAGCGCGGGTGTTCACCAAAATCTTCCTCGCCATGCTGGGACAGATCGACTGGAAATGGACGCCGGCCACGCCGGTCGAGGCGGTGCTTTTGCCCACGTGGTTTTACTTCAACATCTATGAGATGTCGAGCTGGTCGCGCGGCACGGTGGTGCCGCTCTCGGTCGTGTGCTCGTTGAAACCGGTGTGGCCCCTGCCGACGGAACAAAGCGTACCGGAAATCTTCACCGGGGCCGACCGCGACATGGGGGTGAAGAACCACAACCCGGGCCTCAACTGGTCGTCGATGTTCATGCTGGCCGACCGCGTGCTGAAACTGCTCGGCAAATCCTCGTGGAAACCGTTCCGAAAAATCGCCATGCGCCGCGCCGAAAAATGGATCCTCAAACACCAGGAACCGGAAGGCGACTTCAGCGGCATCCAGCCTGCCATGTTCAACTCCGTGCTGGCACTGAACCTGATGGGGTACCCGATGGATCACCCGGCCATCGTTAAAGGAATGGAGGGCATCGACCGTTTCTTCATCCGGCAGGGCGATCAGGAATGGATGCAGGCCTGTGTCTCGCCTTTGTGGGACACGGCGATCTCCTGCAACGCACTGATGGACGCGGGCGTGCCGGGGGACGATCCGCGCATCGTGAAAGCGGTGGAGTGGATGATGAAAAAGCAGGTGACGCGGCCGGGCGACTGGAAGATCAAAAACCCGCACACGCCGCCGGGCGGCTGGTCGTTTGAGTTTTACAACGAGGCGTACCCGGATACCGACGACACGGCGGAGATCCTGATGTCGATCCACCGCACGGCGTTTTCCAACACCGAATGGAAGGAAAAAGAATTCCAGCGCGCCCTCACCTGGCTGATGAGTATGCAAAGCAGTAACGGCGGCTGGGGCGCGTTCGATCAGGATAACGATCACGAACTGTTCAATGAAATCCCATTCGCCGACCATGGCGCCATGCTGGACCCGCCGACGGTGGACGTGACCGGACGCATTTTGTGGATGCTGGGGCGCATCGGTCACGATCCGAAAGACCCGCGCATCGAGCACGCTCTCACGTTTATCCGCGACAGCCAGGAGCGGGAAGGGTGCTGGTTCGGCCGCTGGGGCGTGAACTACATCTACGGCACGTGGCTGGTGCTGATGGGCTTGAGTTCCATCGGCGAGGACATGCAATCACCGATGGTGCGAAAAGCGGTGGACTGGTTGAATTCACGGCAGAACGCGGACGGCGGCTGGGGCGAAACCTGCCACAGCTACTCCGACTACGAATACGCCGGAAAGGGCGACAGCACCAAGTCGCAGACCGCGTGGGCGCTGATGGCACTGGTAGAGGCGGGAGAGGTGGACAGCGAGGCGGTGCGCCGCGGCGTCGAGTATTTGATCGCCACGCAACTGGGTAATGGCTCGTGGTACGAGGACGAGTTCACCGGCACGGGCTTCCCCGAACACTTCTATATCCGCTACCATATGTACCGCCAGTTTTTTCCGCTGATGGCGCTGGCGCGCTACCGCCATGTGCTGGACCACGGCACCGTGCCTCCCCGCACCGCGCCGGACGCGGGCTGA
- the rplM gene encoding 50S ribosomal protein L13 yields MKTFSAKQSDVEKKWVVVDAADQPLGRVASKVAAIVRGKTKPIFTPHVDTGDNVIVINASKVKLTGRKWEDKVYYHHTGWPGGIKSKTAREVLGKQPKELLKNAINGMLPKNRLGRTLKNNYRIYDNDNHPHDGQKPEAVAL; encoded by the coding sequence ATGAAAACGTTTTCCGCGAAACAAAGCGATGTGGAAAAAAAGTGGGTCGTGGTGGATGCCGCGGACCAGCCGCTCGGCCGTGTGGCCAGCAAAGTGGCGGCGATCGTCCGGGGTAAAACCAAACCCATTTTCACCCCCCATGTGGACACCGGCGACAATGTCATTGTCATCAACGCATCCAAAGTGAAGTTGACCGGCCGCAAATGGGAAGACAAAGTTTATTACCATCACACCGGTTGGCCCGGCGGCATCAAATCCAAAACCGCGCGCGAGGTCCTGGGCAAACAGCCGAAGGAATTGTTGAAGAATGCCATCAACGGCATGCTTCCGAAGAACCGGCTGGGTCGGACCCTGAAAAACAATTACCGGATTTACGACAACGACAACCACCCGCATGACGGCCAGAAGCCGGAAGCGGTGGCGCTTTAA
- the rpsI gene encoding 30S ribosomal protein S9: MEDRYYATGRRKESIAKVWITPGEGQITVNNKNLDTYFGRPTAEMIVRQPLVLTETLGSFDIRATVLGGGLSGQAGALRLAVSKALLGSDPELRLPLKKAGFLTRDPREVERKKYGRRGARRRFQFSKR, translated from the coding sequence ATGGAAGATCGATACTACGCAACCGGACGAAGAAAAGAATCCATCGCCAAAGTGTGGATCACGCCGGGTGAAGGCCAGATCACGGTCAACAACAAGAATCTCGACACCTACTTCGGCCGGCCGACGGCGGAGATGATCGTGCGCCAGCCGCTGGTTCTCACCGAGACGCTCGGTAGCTTCGACATCCGGGCGACGGTGCTGGGCGGTGGTTTGTCCGGCCAGGCCGGTGCCTTGCGGCTTGCCGTGTCGAAAGCGCTTCTGGGATCCGATCCCGAACTGCGCCTCCCCCTCAAAAAAGCCGGATTCCTCACCCGCGACCCCCGCGAGGTTGAGCGTAAAAAATACGGCCGTCGTGGTGCCCGCAGACGCTTTCAGTTTTCCAAGCGCTAA
- the argC gene encoding N-acetyl-gamma-glutamyl-phosphate reductase encodes MNRVSIAGATGYTGIELLRLLVRHPGVRIVSLTAESHVGKNIAEVAPSLAGYLDHTLVPLDGSIGEDCDILFLALPHTASMAHVPELLQSGCRIVDLSADYRLHDSQVYNEWYKTQHQNPELLKESVYGLPELHRSSIGPARLVANPGCYPTGVILATAPLIQTGWGDADSIVADCKSGVSGAGRKLSQGTQYCEANESVSAYGLAEHRHAPEIEQEISRLAARDVTITFSPHLMPMTRGLLSTVYVNLKQEIDRDRLHEHYQAFYEKEPFVRVLPPGRYANTHFVAGSNFCDIGVQVDTRNRRAIITSAIDNLMKGASSQAVQNMNLMLGLEETAGLDTPPLFP; translated from the coding sequence ATGAACCGAGTCAGCATCGCAGGAGCCACGGGGTACACCGGCATCGAACTGCTTCGCCTGCTGGTGCGCCACCCCGGTGTGCGCATCGTGTCCTTGACCGCCGAATCGCACGTCGGCAAGAACATCGCCGAAGTTGCGCCCTCGCTTGCCGGTTATCTCGACCACACGCTGGTGCCGCTGGACGGCTCGATCGGCGAGGATTGCGACATCCTGTTCCTCGCCCTGCCGCACACCGCATCCATGGCACACGTGCCGGAATTGTTGCAGAGCGGTTGCCGCATCGTCGACCTGAGCGCCGACTACCGCCTGCACGACAGCCAGGTGTACAACGAGTGGTACAAGACGCAGCACCAGAATCCCGAACTGCTGAAAGAATCGGTGTACGGCCTGCCCGAGTTGCACCGGTCGTCCATCGGCCCCGCGCGGCTCGTCGCCAACCCCGGCTGTTACCCGACGGGCGTCATCCTCGCTACCGCGCCGCTGATCCAGACCGGCTGGGGCGACGCGGATTCCATCGTCGCCGACTGCAAGTCCGGTGTCTCCGGAGCGGGAAGGAAACTCAGCCAGGGCACGCAGTACTGCGAAGCGAATGAAAGCGTGTCCGCCTACGGACTCGCTGAGCACCGCCACGCACCGGAGATCGAGCAGGAGATCAGCCGCCTCGCCGCGCGCGATGTCACCATCACGTTCTCGCCGCACCTCATGCCCATGACGCGCGGCCTGCTTTCCACCGTGTATGTGAACCTCAAGCAGGAAATCGACCGCGACCGCCTGCACGAGCATTACCAGGCGTTCTACGAAAAGGAACCGTTCGTCCGTGTTCTGCCTCCGGGCCGTTATGCCAACACGCATTTTGTCGCCGGATCCAACTTCTGCGACATCGGCGTGCAGGTGGACACGCGGAACCGTCGCGCCATCATCACCAGCGCCATCGACAACCTGATGAAAGGCGCGTCCAGCCAGGCGGTGCAGAACATGAACCTGATGCTTGGCCTCGAAGAAACCGCGGGACTCGACACGCCGCCGCTATTTCCTTAG
- the argJ gene encoding bifunctional glutamate N-acetyltransferase/amino-acid acetyltransferase ArgJ gives MKLKTKKTLSVPGFKAGGMACGIKKNGKPDLALIVSDTPAAAAGLFTTNRVVSPTVTVTKQHIQSAKSVRAIVANSGNANACTGTEGEKTCRDMVALTAQQLGVAGKEVLVASTGVIGVKLPLAPVEKGLPQLAGALSPKGWGDAAKAILTTDLVTKTACVEYDGVTVGGIAKGSGMIHPNMATMLAFVATDANIGKADLKAALKAANEHTFNRINVDGDTSTNDMVLVLANGQAGNAPVKKGTPAFQDFVEALTAVCRSLAFAIVKDGEGATKFVTVSVQGAKTEKDALTVSRAVADSKLVQTALFGEDPNWGRIIAAVGYAGVPVKPEKIDIAFNGTPLVKNGAPVANLSTTALRKQMKAKDLSIDIGLGMGKASAETYTCDLSYDYVRINAEYTT, from the coding sequence ATGAAACTGAAAACGAAAAAGACCTTGTCGGTGCCGGGCTTCAAAGCCGGGGGGATGGCCTGCGGCATCAAGAAAAACGGCAAACCGGACCTCGCGCTGATCGTCTCCGACACGCCCGCCGCCGCCGCCGGACTGTTCACCACCAACCGCGTGGTCAGCCCCACAGTCACCGTAACGAAACAGCACATCCAAAGCGCGAAAAGCGTGCGCGCCATCGTGGCCAACAGCGGCAATGCCAACGCCTGCACCGGAACGGAAGGGGAGAAAACCTGCCGCGACATGGTGGCGCTCACCGCACAGCAACTGGGCGTCGCCGGAAAAGAAGTGCTGGTCGCATCCACCGGCGTCATCGGGGTGAAACTGCCGCTCGCCCCAGTGGAGAAGGGTCTGCCGCAACTCGCTGGCGCGCTTTCGCCGAAAGGATGGGGCGACGCGGCCAAAGCCATCCTCACCACCGACCTCGTCACCAAAACCGCGTGTGTCGAGTACGACGGCGTCACCGTTGGCGGCATCGCCAAGGGATCGGGCATGATCCATCCCAACATGGCGACCATGCTGGCGTTTGTCGCCACCGATGCGAACATCGGCAAAGCCGACCTCAAGGCCGCGCTCAAAGCGGCGAACGAACATACCTTCAACCGCATCAACGTCGATGGCGACACCAGCACCAACGACATGGTGCTGGTTTTGGCGAACGGGCAGGCGGGGAACGCTCCGGTCAAAAAAGGCACGCCGGCGTTCCAAGATTTTGTTGAGGCGCTGACCGCGGTGTGCCGGTCTCTGGCGTTTGCCATCGTGAAAGACGGCGAGGGCGCGACCAAGTTCGTCACCGTCTCGGTCCAGGGCGCGAAGACGGAGAAGGACGCCCTCACCGTGAGCCGCGCTGTGGCCGATTCCAAACTGGTGCAGACGGCGCTGTTCGGCGAGGACCCGAACTGGGGCCGCATCATCGCCGCCGTCGGGTACGCGGGCGTGCCGGTGAAACCGGAGAAGATCGACATCGCATTCAACGGAACGCCGCTGGTGAAGAACGGCGCGCCGGTGGCGAACCTCTCCACCACGGCGCTTCGCAAACAGATGAAGGCGAAGGACCTCAGCATCGACATCGGCCTCGGCATGGGCAAGGCGTCGGCCGAAACCTACACCTGCGACCTGTCCTACGACTACGTCCGCATCAACGCCGAGTACACGACGTAA
- a CDS encoding putative signal transducing protein codes for MDSAIDSLFTGSGDGMTELVTIARYSMPYEAHLAKARLEAEGIPVFIADEHLLSINWLYTPAVGGIKVQVPEDWVDAAKDILTTDHQDEIAEIDTEPPITCPRCGGQDATMVLGDPLMLILTFVLLGAPLFFLRQTMKCHTCGHLFKREKTEKQE; via the coding sequence ATGGATTCGGCGATTGATTCGCTGTTCACCGGATCGGGGGACGGCATGACGGAACTGGTCACCATTGCCCGCTACTCGATGCCTTACGAGGCACACCTGGCGAAAGCCCGGCTGGAGGCGGAGGGCATTCCCGTGTTCATCGCCGACGAACACCTGCTCAGCATCAACTGGCTGTACACCCCGGCGGTGGGCGGCATCAAGGTGCAGGTGCCGGAAGACTGGGTGGACGCGGCGAAGGACATCCTCACCACCGACCACCAGGACGAGATCGCGGAGATCGATACCGAACCGCCGATCACCTGCCCCCGCTGCGGCGGACAGGATGCGACGATGGTGCTGGGCGACCCGCTGATGCTGATTTTAACTTTCGTTCTTCTGGGCGCACCGCTGTTCTTCCTGCGCCAAACCATGAAATGCCACACCTGCGGGCATCTGTTCAAGCGGGAGAAAACGGAAAAGCAGGAATAA